The Pontibacter deserti genome has a window encoding:
- a CDS encoding energy transducer TonB, with protein sequence MKITYSIIALTITGVILSITLATGGINSKNYSRQEKEPFAADTVIKKGPLVIATFVVNEIGKVGSINIKKVECDFCSKKVKAELSEAVIKALKESPDWQPGIQNGQPVKVLYTLPIRFIVEGDSLKMPSLKSN encoded by the coding sequence GTGAAAATAACTTATTCTATTATTGCTCTTACTATTACTGGCGTAATCCTATCTATTACTCTCGCTACAGGAGGTATAAATTCAAAGAATTATAGCCGTCAAGAAAAGGAGCCATTTGCAGCTGATACAGTTATTAAAAAAGGGCCTTTGGTTATAGCTACTTTTGTTGTCAATGAAATAGGCAAAGTTGGTTCAATTAATATCAAAAAAGTAGAATGTGATTTCTGTAGCAAGAAAGTAAAAGCTGAATTGTCAGAAGCTGTAATTAAAGCGCTTAAAGAATCGCCAGACTGGCAACCAGGAATACAAAATGGGCAGCCTGTTAAAGTTCTGTATACTCTCCCTATCAGATTTATAGTTGAAGGAGATTCTCTAAAAATGCCTTCACTCAAAAGCAATTAG
- a CDS encoding FeoA family protein gives MQKRVEEHKDRKSVRDLKIGEYGVICCLKDPEMGLKLLEMGCIPGTQVKLNSRAPLGDPITIIVNDYTLSLRLDEAETIMLK, from the coding sequence GTGCAGAAAAGGGTAGAAGAGCATAAAGACAGAAAAAGTGTACGCGACCTTAAGATAGGAGAGTATGGCGTTATTTGCTGCCTCAAAGATCCGGAAATGGGTCTTAAGCTCCTGGAAATGGGTTGTATTCCCGGCACGCAGGTAAAACTGAACAGCCGTGCCCCTCTCGGAGATCCGATCACAATTATCGTGAATGACTATACTCTGTCGCTGCGCCTGGACGAAGCTGAAACTATAATGCTGAAGTAG